The genomic region CGCAGCAATGGCTGGCCGCGATACCAACTCCAGCACTGAATATGCCATGGCGATTGAGAGTCGATATCGAGGTTTCACTAGTAAAAAGAGAACTTGATCGACCGAGCGACTTCAGACTTTATAGCTCCAGGAGATCAGCAACGTACGAATACGGCAGGGTAAAGTGTCGGTATAAGCTCATTCTGACTGGCTGGTTCGCATCAACGAAATGCGAACCAGGGTGTAGTGCTTGAACTAATCGGTGACAAGTGCTGACGATGAGGGTATTCCGCTAAACCTGGCCAAGCTAGCTCTGTAAGATCGCTAGTGGAGAGTGCCACCACTACAACGACTGTGCCTGAGAGATGCAACCCTCTCCtcaagaggcaagaaaatatcagagcTTGATATAGAgagttaaaataaactcggTGACAAAAagcttaggtaacttagcataaACTTAGGATACTTTTTGCTAATtctaggataccttttgctgagaaACGAGGTCCTGAGGattctttcctctcctaccatcttgagcatctccatcatcatgtgCTTGCGAACTTAGAACACTATCCACAATATGTTGCAATTTATCATCTTGACTCGGGTGCTGGGAAATCAGTCTGCCTGTTCGTCGGTGCCTAACTGTACTAGCATGGATGAGATAACTACATTTTCTGTTCAATGTTTAATGTCAAAAATTGCCTTGACACCAAGATGATCAGTGATCCACGgcttctcaaagccaagcgACAGCAGATCCTTTCGAACATCCTCCTCCGACTCCTCCggctcaacatcagcaccaaACCTCTCGAACTCTAACAGCTCAAGTGCATCACCACAAAAAAACACCTTATCCATGCGCGAGCAGCCAAATTGCTGCCGCAGTTGTGGTAGGGCCTGTTGTCCCCACGTATACCCTTGGTTATCATCCCTACCATCGCCTTCTGTGCCCCCGAGTTTGAGATATGCGTCTTCGAGCTTGTTGTCTGTGTGGAGAGTCCTGTCGAATGGTTGGATAGCGTTGAAGTCTCCAGTCACGACAGCGCCCGAGATGTTGTCGGCACGCATATGTGAAGCAATTTGCTGCATCTGGGCTGGGCGGCGTGGAGGTTCCAGAGCAAGTGATTCGAGGTGGGTGTTGCAAACTCGAAGCTTCTGACCAGATGCTCCTACTTCGACAAAGAGGGCATCGCGCTCCATCTGAGTCGCTGAATAATGTACTCGAAAGCAGGACAGGACATCAAGTCGGCGATCGACCAGCGTCGTTGTACCATAAGCACCTGAAGCCCAGTTGGCAGTATCAACATCTGTCCGGTAAAATCCGTCCCTAATCCAATTCATCTCGCCAATGAGATCTAAATCAGATGGTACGCATTCTTGAATATTGATGACAACCGCTGTCTTGTCGTCAGACCGATGCTGGCGActcagctcttcaagatgctTCAGCGCTGAGTTCATTCGGCTGTCGCCATGAGGGAGCATGAAATCGATGTTCCAACTGTAAATAGCTAGCTTCGTGGCTTTTGCTCTGTTTGGTGACGGCTCGGATGCTTGAAGTGGCTGCCATTCATCCGCGTTGCTGCTCCATCTGTACACAGGCTGTTTCCAGGGCTGGTCGGGCCGCCACGAAAGCGAGGAGGCTGGTTTCCTCAGCGCGATGGCCTTTTCCATCTGCTTCTGTATGATTGCCTGCATTTTGAGTAGAGATCGTCTCATAGGAAAGTCAAAGACTGAAAACTCCCGTTAGTGCCGAccaaatgaaatgaaatgaagtCTGTTCATAAATAAAACGTGGATTGATCATGAATGGTGTCGGATCCGCTCGGAGCGGGGTATATCGGTATCTGACATAAGATCCGAGGGAGCAATGAGTTTATTCTGCCAGCAGCCAATAGCTCATCAAAATGAAGATAATAACAAACTCTGAACAGAAAAGAAGTTGGTCTTAAACTTTGGGCATTAAAGATAATGCTTCACTGACTACCAGCAGCGCAATCTGTCGCCGAGATGAGGCATAGACGAACGCAGGAACAAGATATAATGATGCAATCTACTGGAATAAAACAAGAGGCGGAGAAACCAGTTGACTGATGTATATGACTATAGGTCAAGCTCAAAATCCCATACTTGCAACTTGCGATCAGGAAATCCGCCTGCTTGTCTCACAAACACGCTCAAAATTCCCGATTCATGAAGTCTTGTCTTATCAAAGAGGGGCTCGGTCGATGTATTGGGGATCTCAGCCAGACTCTTCCAGTCCTTGAAGTCTTTTGAAGCGGTAGCGACGTAAATGCCAGTCGATTGCTTCACTGGATCAGGAAGAATACCGAACAAGTACTCTCCGCTCGCGTCGCCTGCAAGTTTGCCTCTTGGGTCGTACAAGTCAGGCCCGTTGAGGCCAGCGGGGCTGATCGCATTCTTGGTCCATGTTCCTTATAAATCTTTAGCAACGCTGATTGAAGGGATATTGATAGGCTTACCGTCAGTCTTTCGGAGATAGTGCTGGTACTGGTGCTCACCAGACAACATGTCCCTCATCAGAATATGAAATCGGCCTTTGGTGTCGATGAGCTGTCCCTCCTGGTTGACCATACGACTGTTCTGGGGAACATCCCAGATCAAAGTGCTGTCATCAGATGTTGAAATCGGTTTTGATAACTTCGTACCATTCGTGTTGAACCATGTCTTGCCATCGTCATTCGAGTAGGCAAAATAAACACCGTGATTAGTGTCAGCATTTGGTGTTTCTCTGACTGTCCACGAAGTATACAACTTTCCATCCAGGTAATCTAGTCCGTTAATGTACGCATTGTTGTCGTCCCCTTGGATGTACATTCCGTAGGCTTGCCACTTCCCAGTGGATGCGCTGTAGCGGTGGATGTAGCTGTCGCCTGATCCGGATCTACAGCTGTCAGTTCCGCTCGAAGATACAACGACAGTACTCACTGTCCAATTCGAAACTCTATTAAAAGGTCACCATTACTTAGAGGCTGGAATCGCGGATACGTCAGTGGCGAGTAAGGTCCTTGAGACCCGACAAGTTCATGGACGACAGGACCGAAGAGATTTGAAGTCCATTCTGAGGGAACATCCTTTGCGATACCGTTTTTTGAGATGCAGTAATTAATAGGAACATCCTTTGAGAGTCAGAAACAATCCCCAGCGTTGGTTTCAACTTACGTGATGATCAAAGCTGAGGTGAATCTTTCCATCCCCAGAGATACCCATAGAGATCATGTTATGGCCATCCATCGTCTTCTGGATATAGTCATCGAGACTGAGAAACTCCCAGTCGCCGACACTGGGCGAAAGCTTTCTACGTCCCACCTTCACGAAATGGTTGAGGTATCCCGCCGGGGCAGTTTCGTAAAAAGTGACATATTGATAGTCTCCATATGTAATTAGAGCATCATCTTGATAGCTCACGCCATTGAGTCGTTGGGAGCCTTGTACATCGGTGCCAATAGTCCACTGTTTGGTGGACTTGACCGTGATGGCGGAAACAGCCGACATCAGGCTTGTAAATGCGAGTGCAATCCTATACAGATGCATTGTGAGTGAAAAGGTCCAAattgagaggttgaggataaTCCAGCGACTGGAACGGAACTTCAAGGCATGCTATATATAAACACTGCAGATCTTACCGATTTTACTGTCTCACGAATGTATCTCAGATGTTCACCTGAGTGTTCTTGGCGAACTGTCTCGGACAGGAACTGAATCGGTCTTGAAAACCCTTGTTCGCCAAGATATTGTTCACAGCCGCTCCTTTTCAATTGGGGAGGATACAACCCCGCGTGCAACCCCGCGTCGTCAATTCTCCCGAGATTGTGGGGAGGAGGCTTGGCTTTGATATCACCAGGGACTTGAATAACGGCACTTCTGACCTTCCCAATCATTACTAGGCACGGCTCGTATTTCAATGAAATTGGACATCCACGAGAATAACGTGGCCCGGTTTCTCACTTGCCTCTTATTGGCTAGAAAAGTTTCATTTGATGATCGGGTTTTTGGTCGGGCTCAGATAGCCCGACATCCCGATACACGTCATCCATGTTGTGAACCAATGTTTCTCACTAAAATCTTTCGTCATGGGGTTTATTGACTGAAGATACTTTCATATCTCGGGTTATTGTTGTACGAGACAGATTGTCGCCGATCACATGACTCACTCGCAGCCACTGGAGTTTGAAGCCTCAATTTACTTGGTGGCGTGGACCGCATGACGAGTCTCAAAGTTTGTAAGCGGAATAATAGTCACGGACAATAAGTAAATTTTTAAATCACCAAGAGCGATTCCAGTACACATCCTCATTCCGAAAGCGAATTGGAGTTATGTTGGACTTTGAATAAATTTCCATTTTATGCCTACGGGGATTTAGCCCCATGCAGAGAACATGTTCTCCCTGCTtccctccttctcaagataTCATGTTTCATGTCTCCTTTTAAAGGCTCAGTTGCATCACCAGATGATCATATATCTCGTCTTCCCAGTCTTTTTACTCAAGAACAGGCAGCCATTGTAACATACGCAAGCCTGGAGGCACATATACGTCCTGCTCTCACTGCCCGTAGATCGCAACTAATGGTCATTGATTTTGATATCACTAACTCACTTTTCGTGGCTTTTAAAGCCATAACGCATGACATACGGCGTCAATCTTGATTTTTGAACTTGATCCAAGTTCACGGAGTGGCACGCGCGTACTCTGGAAGCCTTAGACAGAAGCCTACTTAAGGGGCTACACGCTCCTCGTGACAAGTTGTGTTTCTTGGCCTAAGCCATCGAAAAACCTTTGTTTCAATTTCCCACTCTTTATATCATCGTGGACCTCTAGGTCAACGAACTTCGGAAAGACAATCAACAGCACGGACCAAATAACCTCAAGCgttgtcttcctcctcgatcATGTCAGAACAAGAATCTGAGTAAGTATTTGCCGGTGTTTTTATTTTCTGCACTATATCTTGCAGAATCTTGGCCACAAAAGACAAAATCACCCCAGAGGCGGACTGTACTTGGATTTGCAGAAATCGCATTAGCGGGTTCTTATCCAGACCCTACTCCATTTTTACAGCCTATGTTGTGAGTGAGGCTAATAAAGACCGTTTAAGTAGAGACTCCCCCACCTCTGAGAAGCATCTATTCCTTGTGTTCCTTAGAAAGGACCTTAGAGATGTCTCGGCTGTAGAATTTATCAGACACACTATCCAGTGTAACAGCTTCCCCCCATGGGAAGATGCCACTGAAGATTTAAAGTCCAACATCATCGAAGCGACGCCTAAGCAAGCAGAAAAGATCAAGAGTCACCGCGATATCGTACGGATAACGCCAATCGAAGCAACAAGTTTAGAAGACGACTTAGAACCCGAGGAATATTCACCCAAGACGCCTTACGTCGTTCGTGCTACAAATCGCAGGGACAAAGACGCTTGCCATGTTACACATGCTTCTCTCAAAGACATTTTCCAAGATCAGTTGCAACCTCAGGAACTTGGAACTCATGGTGTCGGCCTTTGGAAGGTCAACTCAACGAGCGATCAGGTGCCGCTGGCTGCAAAGATCCAGGGCGTCAGATCTATTGTTCCTCTAGATCAGTatcttctcaaagaggcAGAAACTTCTGCAACGAGGAAGCGAAGGATGATTAGGCCAATAGCAATACACTATCAAGATCGTTGCAAATCCACAGACAATGCTCTCAAGGACCTCTTTGGGGCCAATGTGGTACCTCGATTACTAGCAGATGGCGGGATATCTCACTGGACGGCAATGTTATCTTCTGAAGAAGTGAGACAGGCTACAGCCGTTGAAGGGGTGTTTTCAGTCCGCACAGCCGCGGCGAGTGGTACCTAACCTTTGGTAACCAATTTTGGTGGCGTGACCTTGAATTGTTTGGCCGAGAAGTGCCCGATATCGAATTATACTTTGTAGCCTTTGTGCATGAGAGAGCATAAATAACGAGCTCCTTAGTACAAGGTCAGCTGGTGGCCCGTTCCATCCGCTTCACTTATCACTTCCATAACTACCGAGGCGTTACGGCTCATCTTGAACTGACTGCAGGCCATGGCAGACGAATCCAGGTGAGACCGCAATATTTGACAGCCGCTTGTATAATACGTCCGAAGTGCTCCCTTGATTATATCATTTTCCTGATATGACACAAGAAACACAACTTGGCAAACCCCATTCCTTAACATGTTACTACGCGTCCTTCTCTTTCCGTGGTTGATTTTGGTACTGTGTTCAGTATCAAATACCGCTGACACAAATAAAACTATTTCTAGTTCTTCCGACCGTGGTGGATTGCTCTACACTGTATTGCTCCGCCGGAGTCCTGATGCAAACACGAACGTTGATCTCATCCCAAATGCTCTTGCAAGAGAAGATCTTTCTTCCTGGGTAGACATTGATGAACAGACAATTTCAAAGACGATAAGCGCCACCAGCGGTGAAATTTCAACCATCCGACGACGGCCTGATTTCGAACGTGTTATACGGTTAGAGGCTGCAACGTACGAGACTGCAATATTGCAGCAACAAGAATACCTGGAAAGTTCAGGATACATAATTCTACCGAATGATCCTGGGAACCAAGGACAATGCCAAGCGACGAATAGTTCCCTTGACCTACTATTTGGAACCGATATTGAGGCACAGATGATAGGTCAGAGGAGTATTTATATGTGGAAGGCTTACTTATCCAGAGACCAAATATCGCAAGTTGAGAGCCTCGACAGTGTCAAGTCCGTGCAGCCCAACCTCCACAATCTGAACCGTAGATACGTGGCAGGCCGGTACTACATCGATCCTCTTGACCGCGAAAATCAAGAGCAGTGTGCTGAGACAGGCGCCTCTCTCGCGAAATTGCTTGGAGAACATAATTGTGATCCATACAATAGCGTTTCAGATGGTAAATTAAGCAAATGGACAGCCGATTTGTCCAATGAACAAGTAGCGCAAGTTAAAGCTATCCATGGAGTGAAAGGCGTCCGGCCTGTTCCGAGGGGCAGGAGATGTCGCCTTGGTATAAATTCCACACACAGCCTAGAACCTCAAGCACAGCAAGAGATTCTATGAGAAACACAATCCGGGGCTCCTACGGAGTTGGTATCTATCAGTCAGCCAAGGTAAATGACTTGACCTAACAACCCATCCTTTTGGCCACTCATTTATTGTATAGTACAATACCACAATTGCAGGACCTCAAGAACTATGTGCATAAAGCCACTGTGGCGGGCAGAGTTTTCTGTATTATGTTGAAACCGGTGTAGCCTTTAAGGCACAACGA from Fusarium fujikuroi IMI 58289 draft genome, chromosome FFUJ_chr04 harbors:
- a CDS encoding related to endonuclease/exonuclease/phosphatase family protein, which gives rise to MQAIIQKQMEKAIALRKPASSLSWRPDQPWKQPVYRWSSNADEWQPLQASEPSPNRAKATKLAIYSWNIDFMLPHGDSRMNSALKHLEELSRQHRSDDKTAVVINIQECVPSDLDLIGEMNWIRDGFYRTDVDTANWASGAYGTTTLVDRRLDVLSCFRVHYSATQMERDALFVEVGASGQKLRVCNTHLESLALEPPRRPAQMQQIASHMRADNISGAVVTGDFNAIQPFDRTLHTDNKLEDAYLKLGGTEGDGRDDNQGYTWGQQALPQLRQQFGCSRMDKVFFCGDALELLEFERFGADVEPEESEEDVRKDLLSLGFEKPWITDHLGVKAIFDIKH